Proteins from a genomic interval of Flammeovirgaceae bacterium SG7u.111:
- a CDS encoding IS5 family transposase, translated as METGYTRLTSRQWQYIKEYLPVERKRKYDLRDVVDSILYCMRSGQQWRSLSGEGRPPWNVVYYYFRKWQGDNTLFRLNAALNQLERKRKGKKATPSMLSIDSQSVKCAPFIGQDTGLDGNKKVNGRKRHVITDTLGLVWGVVATGANEHDGTIGQRVVEPLLGYLHRMEKILADQAYKKKFTGWVEDNIRGVEVEISSCPPTPRGFVPIKWRWVTERTFGTFNFFRRLSKDYEKTTKSQEAWVLWQNCQIILNRIKKMPI; from the coding sequence ATGGAAACAGGATATACCCGCTTGACCTCCCGGCAATGGCAATATATAAAAGAATATCTTCCCGTGGAAAGGAAACGCAAATATGACCTCAGGGACGTGGTGGACTCGATCTTGTACTGCATGCGCAGCGGACAGCAGTGGCGCAGCCTCTCGGGCGAGGGACGCCCTCCTTGGAATGTGGTATACTATTATTTCCGCAAGTGGCAGGGGGACAACACGCTTTTTCGGCTGAACGCGGCACTCAACCAACTAGAGCGCAAGAGGAAGGGCAAGAAGGCGACCCCGAGCATGCTTTCCATTGATAGCCAGTCGGTAAAGTGCGCGCCTTTTATCGGGCAGGACACGGGGCTGGACGGCAACAAGAAGGTGAACGGGAGAAAAAGGCACGTCATCACCGATACGCTCGGGCTGGTATGGGGAGTGGTCGCCACTGGCGCCAACGAGCATGACGGCACGATAGGGCAACGGGTGGTGGAGCCCCTCTTGGGCTACCTGCACAGGATGGAAAAGATCCTGGCAGACCAGGCCTATAAAAAGAAGTTCACCGGATGGGTAGAGGACAACATAAGGGGCGTAGAGGTCGAGATATCCTCTTGTCCCCCAACCCCCAGGGGCTTTGTGCCCATCAAGTGGAGATGGGTCACCGAGAGGACATTCGGCACGTTCAATTTCTTCCGGAGGCTGTCCAAAGACTATGAAAAAACTACCAAAAGCCAAGAAGCTTGGGTTTTATGGCAAAACTGCCAAATAATACTTAATAGGATCAAAAAAATGCCTATTTAA
- a CDS encoding inositol monophosphatase family protein, whose amino-acid sequence METAELKKLCDQVISISEEVGEFIFLERQNFDKARIELKGSKNNLVSYVDKQAELKIVEKLGELIPEAGFIAEEGTGEAVEGGYNWIIDPLDGTTNFIHNIPFYSVSIALMKGDELLLGVIRAICQNETYHAVKGGGAFCNGKAISVSDNSNLDESLVITGMPYDSGDKHSLLANFEMIEALMKESHGFRRFGSAAIDIAMVASGKADAFYEYGLNAWDLAGGAVILTEAGGIVTDFKGGNDFVFGRQVIASSSNFYPTLAALVKKAFLD is encoded by the coding sequence ATGGAAACAGCAGAATTAAAAAAACTTTGTGATCAAGTAATTTCTATCTCCGAAGAAGTAGGAGAATTCATTTTTTTAGAAAGACAAAACTTTGATAAAGCAAGAATAGAACTCAAAGGGAGCAAAAACAATTTGGTGTCTTATGTTGACAAGCAAGCAGAGCTTAAAATTGTTGAAAAGTTAGGCGAATTAATTCCAGAAGCTGGTTTCATTGCCGAAGAAGGAACGGGCGAAGCAGTAGAAGGTGGTTATAATTGGATAATCGACCCACTTGATGGCACTACCAATTTCATCCATAATATCCCTTTCTACTCTGTAAGCATCGCTTTGATGAAAGGAGATGAGCTTTTGCTTGGAGTTATCCGCGCTATTTGCCAAAATGAAACCTACCATGCCGTGAAAGGCGGAGGAGCTTTTTGTAATGGGAAAGCAATATCTGTCTCTGACAACAGCAACTTAGACGAAAGTTTGGTAATCACAGGCATGCCTTATGACAGCGGTGATAAACATTCACTTTTAGCAAATTTTGAAATGATAGAAGCGCTGATGAAAGAAAGCCACGGTTTCAGGAGATTTGGGTCAGCAGCCATCGATATTGCCATGGTGGCCAGTGGCAAGGCAGATGCTTTTTACGAATATGGCCTAAATGCTTGGGACTTAGCCGGCGGTGCAGTAATCCTTACGGAAGCAGGCGGGATAGTAACCGATTTCAAAGGTGGAAATGACTTTGTGTTTGGAAGACAGGTCATCGCTTCTTCTAGCAACTTCTATCCTACTTTAGCTGCTTTGGTCAAAAAAGCCTTTCTAGATTAG
- a CDS encoding Do family serine endopeptidase → MNGIKYFASLFIASIAGGIVALFAYTQFIEKPVPARSLTADQVKLSKISNQPVVKTENYVVPDGLNFMSSANKVTPGVVHIKTYYNGYGADYSNKLDNMFKDFFGEEEEAEEAPKRYQHRGQRLSSGSGVIISADGYIATNNHVIEHASKIEVVLNDKRSYRAEIVGTDPTTDLALIKIEGSSLPFVPYGDSDAVRPGQWVLAIGNPFDLTSTVTAGIVSAKTRNIDILRSNTPQDYSIESFIQTDAAVNPGNSGGALVDLDGYLIGINTAIATSTGSYSGYSFAVPSALVRKVMDDLLNFGKVQRALMGVTIRDVDANLARDHGLDKIEGVFIDGVSRGSGAENAGVEPGDIVLSIDGRNISNTSELQEVVARNRPGDEIAVEVKRGDEVKELVVLLKGRDNITEMVRREAPDLETEDFPELGARLSEVAEAEIEKLEIEGGVKVKRLIEGRLRDARVEEGFIITHIDRSPINSIDELKDALASLEGNVLIEGIYSDGQKVFYGLDF, encoded by the coding sequence ATGAATGGTATAAAATATTTTGCAAGTCTATTTATTGCTTCCATAGCCGGAGGGATAGTAGCACTTTTCGCTTATACGCAATTTATAGAGAAGCCTGTCCCTGCCCGCAGCCTTACCGCAGATCAAGTCAAACTCTCTAAGATATCGAACCAACCTGTTGTAAAAACAGAAAACTATGTAGTGCCTGATGGTCTGAATTTCATGAGTTCGGCCAATAAAGTCACCCCTGGTGTGGTTCATATCAAAACCTATTACAATGGCTATGGAGCAGATTACAGTAATAAGCTCGATAATATGTTCAAAGATTTTTTTGGAGAAGAAGAGGAGGCAGAAGAAGCCCCAAAAAGATATCAACACCGTGGACAAAGACTATCTTCAGGCTCTGGTGTAATAATTTCAGCAGATGGCTACATAGCCACCAACAACCATGTGATAGAACATGCCAGCAAAATAGAAGTGGTACTGAACGATAAAAGAAGCTATAGAGCCGAAATAGTAGGCACTGACCCTACCACTGACTTGGCACTGATCAAGATAGAAGGTTCGAGCTTGCCGTTTGTACCCTACGGCGACTCCGATGCCGTAAGGCCAGGCCAATGGGTCTTGGCCATTGGCAATCCGTTTGACCTTACCTCTACCGTAACCGCCGGAATTGTCAGTGCAAAAACCAGAAACATTGACATCCTACGCTCCAATACTCCTCAAGATTATTCTATAGAATCGTTCATTCAGACCGATGCGGCTGTAAACCCTGGCAACAGCGGTGGGGCTTTGGTAGATTTGGACGGCTACCTTATCGGGATCAATACCGCCATTGCCACCAGCACAGGTTCTTATTCTGGCTATTCCTTTGCTGTCCCATCGGCACTGGTCAGAAAAGTTATGGACGATTTACTGAACTTTGGAAAAGTGCAAAGGGCGCTCATGGGCGTGACCATCCGCGATGTGGATGCCAACCTTGCCCGAGACCATGGGCTTGATAAAATTGAGGGGGTATTTATTGATGGCGTTAGCCGAGGAAGCGGAGCTGAAAATGCTGGGGTTGAACCCGGCGACATCGTACTTTCAATAGACGGAAGAAATATTTCAAATACTTCGGAACTACAAGAAGTAGTAGCAAGAAACCGCCCTGGTGACGAAATTGCCGTCGAAGTGAAAAGAGGTGATGAGGTAAAAGAACTGGTTGTGCTGCTGAAAGGAAGAGATAATATAACAGAGATGGTAAGAAGGGAAGCTCCAGATTTGGAAACCGAAGATTTCCCCGAGTTGGGCGCTAGACTTTCGGAAGTTGCCGAAGCAGAAATAGAGAAGTTGGAAATAGAAGGCGGTGTTAAAGTAAAAAGGCTGATAGAAGGAAGACTCCGAGATGCCCGAGTGGAAGAAGGTTTTATCATCACACACATAGACAGAAGCCCTATCAATTCCATTGATGAACTGAAGGACGCCTTGGCCAGCTTAGAAGGAAACGTTTTGATAGAGGGGATTTATTCCGACGGGCAAAAAGTTTTCTACGGCCTAGATTTTTAA